From a single Sediminibacterium sp. KACHI17 genomic region:
- a CDS encoding TetR/AcrR family transcriptional regulator, with protein sequence MARIKTDKNISRKDVIVTKAATLFREKGFKAASMRDLAEAVGVEAASLYNHIKSKTELLHELCFSVANRFLQKIDEVEAEKITAIEKIEKLLRFHINEMIHHYEEVYVSDREWKHLTDPYLSNFQNQRRIYRKRFAAIIESGIRNQEVKKIDAPTAVLIMLHAISGIESWHRSTQKISAAELEENMVTILVGGLTQ encoded by the coding sequence ATGGCTAGAATCAAAACCGATAAAAACATTTCACGCAAAGACGTGATCGTAACCAAAGCTGCTACTCTTTTTAGAGAGAAGGGTTTTAAAGCAGCCAGTATGCGAGATCTGGCAGAAGCCGTGGGCGTTGAAGCTGCCAGTTTGTATAACCATATCAAATCAAAAACAGAGTTATTGCATGAACTCTGTTTTAGTGTGGCCAATCGTTTCCTTCAAAAGATCGATGAAGTGGAAGCAGAAAAAATCACCGCGATCGAAAAAATAGAAAAGCTGCTTCGCTTTCATATCAATGAAATGATCCATCACTATGAGGAAGTGTATGTGAGTGACCGTGAATGGAAACATCTTACTGACCCCTACCTTTCCAACTTCCAGAATCAGCGACGTATTTATCGGAAAAGATTTGCAGCCATCATTGAATCCGGTATCCGTAACCAGGAAGTTAAAAAAATTGATGCCCCTACTGCTGTTCTGATCATGCTGCATGCGATCAGTGGTATCGAAAGCTGGCATCGTTCAACTCAAAAGATCAGTGCAGCTGAACTTGAAGAGAATATGGTAACCATTCTTGTAGGCGGTTTAACACAATAA